The genomic DNA GCGAGAAATCGTACAGGGACTGCTCGGAGCGCCGGCCGGTGACCACGGCGCGGCCGCCGTGCAGGGTCATCCGGACGTCGCCGCAGACGTGCCTCTGGGCGTCGTCGATGAAGGCGTCGAGCGCGTCCTTCAGCGGCGAGAACCACAGGCCGTCGTAGACGAGCTCGCTCCAGCGCTGGTCGACGCCCCGCTTGAAGCGGGCCAGGTCGCGTTCGACGGTGACGTTCTCCAGCTCCATGTGCGCGGTGATCAGCGCGATCGCGCCGGGCGCCTCGTACACCTCGCGTGACTTGATGCCGACGAGGCGGTCCTCGACCATGTCGATCCGGCCGACGCCCTGCGCGCCGGCGCGCCGGTTGAGCTCCTCGACGACCTGGTACGGCGTCAGCGACCGGCCGTCGAGCTTGACGGGGACGCCCTGCTCGAAGGTGATGACGACCTCGTCGGGGTCACGTGGCGTGGCCGGGTCGGCGGTGTAGGCGTAGACGTCCTCGGTCGGCCCGTTCCAGATGTCCTCCAGGTAGCCGGTCTCGACGGCGCGGCCCCACAGGTTCTGGTCGATGGAGAACGGGTTCTTCTTGCTGGTCTCGATCGGCAGGCCCTTCTCCTCGGCGAACTCGATCGCCTTGTCGCGGGTCCAGGCGAAGTCGCGGGCCGGAGCGACGACGCGCAGGTCGGGCGCGAGCGCGGCCAGGCCGGCCTCGAAGCGGACCTGGTCGTTGCCCTTGCCGGTGCAGCCGTGGGAGACGACGGTGCCGCCGAACCGCTTGGCCGCGGTGACGAGGTGCTTGACGATGAGCGGCCGCGACAGCGACGACAGCAGCGGGTAGCGGTCCATGTAGAGGGCGTTGGCGCGCAGCGCGGGCACGCAGAAGTCGGCGGCGAACTCCTCCTTGGCGTCCACGACGACCGACTCGACGGCGCCGCAGTCCATCGCGCGCTTCTGGATGGCCTCCATGTCCTCGCCGCCCTGGCCGAGGTCCACCGCGACGGCGATGACCTCGGCGTCCATCTTCTCGGCGAGGAACGGGATGGCGACGGAGGTGTCGAGGCCTCCAGAGAACGCGAGGACTACTCTCTCGGACATCGTGCTGGACCTTTCCTTGCAGGCTCGTGTCAGCTGCGCCGGTCGGCGGCCTTCAGCAGGGCGCCGGCGAGCGCCTGGCCGCCCTGCGGGTCGCGGCTGATCACCAGGATCGTGTCGTCGCCGGCGACGGTGCCGAGGATGGACTCCCAGTCGGCGTGGTCGATGGCGGAGGCGAGGAACTGGGCGGCGCCGGGTGGAGTGCGGACGATGACCAGGTTGGCCGAGGCCTCGGCGGAGACGAGCAGCTCCTCGGCGATGCGGTGCAGCCGCGCCGCGGGAGTCTCGCCGGTGCCGAGGCGGGCCAGCGGGATGCGGCCGCCGCCCTCGCCGGGCAGCGCGTACACCAGGGAACCGTCCTCGGCGCGCAGCTTGAGCGCCCCCAGTTCGTCGAGGTCGCGCGACAGGGTCGCCTGGGTGACCTCGACGCCGCTCTCGGCGAGCAGCTTGGCCAGCTCGGGCTGGGAGCGTACGGGCTGGCGCTGCAACAGGTCGGTGATCTTCGCCTGGCGCGCGACCTTGGTCATCGGGATGGTCATGCCTGACCCACCAGCCAGTGCAGCAGCGCCTTCTGGGCGTGCAGCCGGTTCTCCGCCTGGTCCCACACGGCGCTGGCGGGTCCTTCGAGGACGTCGGCGGTGATCTCGTAGCCGCGGTAGGCGGGCAGGCAGTGCAGCACGATCGCCTCGCCCGCCGCGTGGCCGAGCAGCTCGGCGTTGACCTGGTAGGGCATGAGGGCGGCGACCCGCTCCTCCTTGCCGTCCTGGCCCATCGACACCCAGGTGTCGGTGGCGACGACGTGCGCGCCGGCGACGGCGGCGACCGGGTCGGACACCGCCGTGACGGAGCCGCCGGTCTCGGCGGCGATGGCGGCGGCGCGGTCGAGGACGACGGCGTCCGGCTGGTAGCCGGGGGGCGCGCCGATGCGCACGTTCATGCCGGCGGTGGCGCAGCCGAGCAGGTAGGAGTGGGCCATGTTG from Nonomuraea muscovyensis includes the following:
- a CDS encoding argininosuccinate synthase, giving the protein MSERVVLAFSGGLDTSVAIPFLAEKMDAEVIAVAVDLGQGGEDMEAIQKRAMDCGAVESVVVDAKEEFAADFCVPALRANALYMDRYPLLSSLSRPLIVKHLVTAAKRFGGTVVSHGCTGKGNDQVRFEAGLAALAPDLRVVAPARDFAWTRDKAIEFAEEKGLPIETSKKNPFSIDQNLWGRAVETGYLEDIWNGPTEDVYAYTADPATPRDPDEVVITFEQGVPVKLDGRSLTPYQVVEELNRRAGAQGVGRIDMVEDRLVGIKSREVYEAPGAIALITAHMELENVTVERDLARFKRGVDQRWSELVYDGLWFSPLKDALDAFIDDAQRHVCGDVRMTLHGGRAVVTGRRSEQSLYDFSLATYDTGDTFDQSLARGFVQLFSLPSKIAAARDAKHG
- a CDS encoding arginine repressor; this encodes MTIPMTKVARQAKITDLLQRQPVRSQPELAKLLAESGVEVTQATLSRDLDELGALKLRAEDGSLVYALPGEGGGRIPLARLGTGETPAARLHRIAEELLVSAEASANLVIVRTPPGAAQFLASAIDHADWESILGTVAGDDTILVISRDPQGGQALAGALLKAADRRS